The following coding sequences lie in one Streptococcus suis genomic window:
- a CDS encoding tRNA adenosine(34) deaminase TadA, with product MNYTHEEKEYFMTQALQEARKSLEKDEIPIGCVIVKDGQIIGRGHNAREELNQAIMHAEVMAIQEANNVEGNWRLLDSTLFVTIEPCVMCSGAIGLARIPQVVYGATNQKFGAAGSLYDILTDERLNHRVEVETGILEEACAKIMQDFFRQRREKQKAEKEALKAQEEVATDS from the coding sequence ATGAACTATACACATGAAGAAAAAGAGTATTTTATGACTCAAGCATTGCAGGAAGCTAGAAAGTCGCTAGAAAAGGATGAAATTCCAATTGGTTGTGTGATTGTCAAGGATGGCCAGATTATTGGCAGAGGTCATAATGCCCGCGAAGAGCTCAATCAGGCTATCATGCATGCCGAAGTCATGGCCATCCAAGAGGCTAACAATGTTGAGGGGAATTGGCGCTTGCTTGATTCGACCCTCTTTGTGACGATTGAGCCCTGTGTTATGTGTAGCGGAGCAATCGGTCTTGCCCGCATTCCTCAGGTAGTGTACGGTGCTACCAACCAAAAGTTTGGTGCGGCAGGCAGTCTCTATGATATTTTGACAGATGAGCGACTCAATCACCGTGTGGAAGTTGAGACGGGCATTCTGGAAGAGGCTTGTGCTAAGATTATGCAAGATTTTTTCAGACAGAGGCGAGAAAAGCAAAAGGCTGAGAAAGAGGCCTTGAAGGCGCAAGAGGAAGTCGCTACGGATAGCTAG
- the dapD gene encoding 2,3,4,5-tetrahydropyridine-2,6-dicarboxylate N-acetyltransferase — protein MTAQKMTAQEIIAFIGNAVKKTTVKVTFKGELAGPVPAEVTKLGNVLFGDWKDVEPLLANLTENVDYVVEQDGRNSAVPLLDKRNINARIEPGAIIRDQVTIGDNAVIMMGAVINIGAEIGPGTMIDMGAILGGRATVGKNSHIGAGAVLAGVIEPASAEPVRVGDNVLVGANAVVIEGVQIGSGSVVAAGAIVTQDVPENVVVAGVPARIIKEIDAQTQQKTALEEALRTL, from the coding sequence ATGACTGCACAAAAAATGACTGCACAAGAAATCATTGCTTTTATCGGCAATGCTGTGAAAAAGACGACTGTTAAAGTGACCTTTAAAGGAGAACTGGCAGGTCCAGTTCCTGCTGAGGTGACAAAACTAGGCAATGTCCTCTTCGGTGACTGGAAGGACGTTGAGCCACTCTTGGCAAATTTGACTGAGAATGTGGATTATGTGGTGGAGCAAGACGGCCGCAATTCAGCTGTGCCTTTGCTTGACAAACGCAACATTAACGCCCGTATCGAGCCAGGTGCCATTATCCGTGACCAAGTGACCATTGGTGATAATGCCGTTATCATGATGGGGGCGGTGATTAACATCGGTGCGGAAATCGGTCCAGGTACCATGATTGACATGGGTGCTATTCTCGGTGGTCGTGCGACGGTTGGTAAAAACAGCCACATCGGAGCAGGAGCGGTCCTTGCGGGTGTCATCGAGCCAGCTTCTGCCGAGCCAGTTCGTGTCGGCGACAACGTTTTGGTCGGTGCCAATGCCGTTGTCATCGAGGGTGTGCAAATCGGTAGCGGATCTGTTGTGGCAGCTGGTGCCATTGTGACTCAAGATGTTCCTGAAAACGTAGTGGTAGCAGGTGTGCCAGCCCGTATCATCAAGGAAATCGACGCTCAAACCCAACAAAAAACAGCCTTGGAAGAGGCTTTGCGGACACTCTAA
- a CDS encoding 5-formyltetrahydrofolate cyclo-ligase, whose product MDKKSIRQEVLQSLKDLTSSQRARWSQQLTERLLASEAYQGTKSLGTYLSMPHEFDTSYLIEQAQKDGKCIFIPKTYSQGRMDFVEYNPDDLVKSRFGVWEPGTYSQPVDKSVVKLIHVPGLAWNQAGFRVGYGGGFYDRYLVDYQGETVSTVAEFQVYDFEPDVFDIPVKELLIFEELF is encoded by the coding sequence GTGGATAAAAAGAGCATTCGGCAAGAGGTCCTGCAGAGCTTGAAAGACCTGACTAGTAGTCAGCGAGCAAGATGGAGCCAGCAGCTAACGGAACGCCTCCTTGCTTCTGAGGCCTATCAAGGCACAAAGTCGCTTGGGACCTACCTTTCCATGCCTCATGAGTTTGATACTTCTTACCTGATTGAACAGGCTCAAAAGGATGGAAAATGCATTTTCATTCCTAAGACCTATTCACAAGGCCGCATGGATTTTGTAGAATATAATCCTGATGATTTGGTGAAATCTAGGTTTGGAGTTTGGGAACCTGGGACTTATTCACAACCTGTGGATAAGTCTGTGGTTAAGTTGATTCATGTCCCTGGTTTGGCTTGGAATCAAGCGGGTTTTCGAGTGGGCTATGGAGGTGGTTTTTATGATCGCTACCTAGTAGATTATCAGGGGGAGACGGTATCGACCGTGGCAGAATTTCAAGTCTATGATTTCGAACCAGATGTATTTGATATTCCAGTGAAGGAGTTGTTGATTTTTGAAGAACTTTTTTGA
- a CDS encoding N-acetyldiaminopimelate deacetylase codes for MLDLIATRRTLHQIPELGMEEFKTHAFLIETIEDLLQDCSFAQVRTWKTGILVYLTGSAPDKTIGWRADIDGLPIVEETGLDFKSLHPDRMHACGHDFHMTIALGLLEKMAEQQPKNNLLFLFQPAEENLAGGMLMYKAGAFGDWLPDEFYGLHVRPDLKVGQMATNRATLFAGTCEVKIRFTGKGGHAAFPHTANDALVAASYFVTQVQSVVSRNVDPIEGAVVTFGSLHAGTTNNVIAETAFLHGTIRALTQSMSLLVQKRVREVAEGIALSFGVDLEIELNPSGYLPVENNPQLADELIIYFEQVDGVEMIDCPPAMTGEDFGYLLNKVPGVMFWLGVDTPYPLHNPRLSPKEEVLPFAVDKLSDFLKMKAN; via the coding sequence ATGCTAGATTTAATTGCGACACGCCGGACCCTCCACCAGATTCCAGAGCTGGGGATGGAGGAGTTCAAGACACACGCCTTTCTCATAGAAACCATTGAGGACTTGCTGCAAGACTGTTCTTTTGCCCAAGTCCGCACTTGGAAGACAGGAATCTTGGTTTATCTGACAGGCTCTGCTCCAGATAAAACGATTGGCTGGCGGGCGGATATTGACGGCCTGCCGATCGTGGAGGAGACGGGCCTAGACTTCAAGTCCCTCCACCCAGATCGTATGCACGCCTGTGGACATGATTTTCACATGACCATTGCCTTGGGGCTTTTGGAGAAAATGGCAGAGCAGCAACCGAAAAATAATCTTCTCTTCTTGTTTCAGCCTGCGGAGGAAAATCTAGCAGGTGGCATGCTCATGTATAAAGCGGGAGCTTTCGGGGATTGGTTGCCAGATGAATTTTATGGGCTCCATGTCCGACCAGACCTCAAAGTCGGTCAAATGGCCACCAACCGTGCGACCCTCTTTGCCGGGACCTGTGAAGTTAAGATACGGTTTACAGGAAAAGGTGGCCACGCAGCATTTCCCCATACTGCCAATGACGCCTTGGTGGCAGCAAGCTACTTTGTGACTCAGGTGCAGTCGGTGGTCAGTCGTAACGTTGATCCGATTGAGGGAGCTGTGGTCACCTTCGGCTCCCTGCACGCGGGTACGACCAATAATGTCATTGCGGAAACGGCTTTCTTGCATGGCACCATTCGGGCTTTGACCCAGAGCATGAGCCTTCTTGTGCAAAAACGGGTGCGGGAAGTGGCAGAGGGAATCGCCCTGTCCTTTGGAGTGGACTTGGAGATTGAGCTTAATCCTAGCGGTTATCTGCCTGTGGAAAATAATCCCCAGCTGGCGGATGAACTGATAATTTATTTTGAACAAGTCGACGGCGTGGAGATGATTGACTGCCCACCAGCTATGACGGGTGAGGACTTCGGCTACCTGCTCAATAAGGTGCCGGGTGTTATGTTCTGGTTGGGTGTGGATACGCCTTATCCCCTTCACAATCCTCGTCTCAGTCCCAAAGAGGAAGTGCTTCCCTTTGCTGTGGATAAGTTGAGCGATTTTTTGAAAATGAAAGCAAACTAG
- a CDS encoding serine/threonine protein phosphatase yields the protein MKKEFFVVGDVHGKFELLLDILKKWNENRQQLIFLGDLIDRGENSKACLELVWQLVREKGAICLTGNHERMFLAWLRDPVDRYDHYRRNGGDTTINSLLGRPLDAPVDGLVDANAVMEQYEDLIDFVKSCPYHIETERYIFVHAGVDLTLPDWRETSNHDKVWLRTPFHEAENTTGKMIVFGHTPVYNLYQTKLRISQIWTSSDGKMGIDGGAVYGGVLHGIVLDATGLVQDYIVGAVNPRKEIED from the coding sequence ATGAAAAAAGAATTTTTTGTAGTAGGAGATGTCCATGGTAAGTTTGAACTCCTGCTTGATATTTTAAAGAAATGGAACGAGAATCGACAACAGCTTATTTTTCTGGGTGATTTGATTGACCGCGGAGAAAATTCCAAAGCTTGTTTGGAGTTGGTTTGGCAATTGGTGCGGGAAAAGGGGGCAATTTGTTTAACGGGTAACCATGAACGGATGTTTCTGGCCTGGTTACGTGATCCGGTTGACCGCTATGACCACTATCGGAGAAATGGTGGCGATACGACCATTAACTCCCTTCTGGGGCGACCCTTGGATGCGCCCGTTGATGGTCTAGTAGATGCCAATGCAGTGATGGAACAGTACGAGGATCTGATTGATTTTGTCAAATCTTGTCCTTATCATATAGAGACTGAACGCTATATCTTTGTCCATGCTGGTGTGGACTTGACCTTACCAGACTGGCGCGAAACCAGCAATCATGATAAAGTCTGGCTTAGAACTCCTTTCCATGAGGCCGAAAATACCACAGGGAAAATGATTGTCTTTGGGCATACTCCTGTTTATAACCTTTATCAAACAAAACTCCGCATTAGCCAAATCTGGACCAGTTCAGATGGGAAAATGGGGATTGATGGTGGAGCTGTTTACGGCGGAGTTTTACATGGGATTGTACTGGATGCCACAGGTTTAGTTCAAGATTATATCGTTGGAGCTGTTAATCCCAGAAAAGAAATTGAAGATTAG
- a CDS encoding glucose-6-phosphate isomerase, whose amino-acid sequence MTHITFDYSKVLGQFVGAQEVDYMQPQVTLADQMLRQGTGPGSDFIGWLDLPENYDKEEFARIKEAAAKIQNESEVLVVIGIGGSYLGAKAAIDFLSNAFVNLQTREERKAPQILYAGNSISSSYLADLVDYVADKDFSVNVISKSGTTTEPAIAFRVFKELLVKKYGQEEANKRIYATTDKAKGAVKVEADANGWETFVVPDDVGGRFSVLTAVGLLPIAAAGADIDALMEGANAARTTYTSDKIAENEAYQYAAVRNILYRKGYVTEILANYEPSLQYFSEWWKQLAGESEGKDQKGINPTSANFSTDLHSLGQFIQEGNRNIFETVVRVDKPRKNILIPEMTEDLDGLGYLQGKDVDFVNKKATDGVLLAHTDGGVPNMFVTLPQQDEFTLGYTFYFFELAIAISGYLNAINPFDQPGVEAYKKNMFALLGKPGFEELGAELNARL is encoded by the coding sequence ATGACACATATTACATTTGATTATTCAAAAGTTTTGGGCCAATTCGTTGGAGCTCAAGAAGTTGACTACATGCAACCACAAGTGACGCTGGCTGACCAAATGCTCCGTCAAGGAACAGGTCCTGGTAGCGACTTTATCGGCTGGTTGGATTTGCCAGAAAACTATGACAAAGAAGAATTTGCTCGCATCAAGGAAGCGGCGGCTAAGATCCAAAATGAAAGTGAAGTTTTGGTGGTTATCGGTATCGGTGGTTCTTACCTTGGTGCCAAAGCAGCCATTGATTTCTTGAGCAATGCCTTTGTAAACTTGCAAACTCGTGAAGAGCGTAAAGCTCCACAAATCCTTTACGCTGGAAACTCAATCTCATCAAGCTACCTTGCTGACTTGGTGGACTACGTGGCAGATAAGGACTTCTCAGTAAACGTGATTTCAAAATCAGGTACAACAACTGAGCCTGCTATTGCTTTCCGTGTCTTCAAAGAATTGCTTGTCAAGAAATACGGTCAAGAAGAAGCCAACAAGCGTATTTATGCGACAACTGACAAGGCAAAAGGTGCTGTTAAGGTTGAAGCGGACGCAAATGGTTGGGAAACCTTTGTAGTTCCAGATGATGTTGGCGGTCGTTTCTCAGTCTTGACTGCAGTTGGTCTTTTGCCAATCGCGGCAGCTGGTGCAGACATTGATGCCCTTATGGAAGGTGCAAACGCAGCTCGTACGACTTACACATCAGATAAAATTGCCGAAAATGAGGCTTACCAATATGCTGCAGTGCGTAACATCCTTTACAGAAAAGGCTATGTAACAGAAATCTTGGCTAACTACGAGCCATCACTTCAATACTTCAGCGAATGGTGGAAACAATTGGCTGGTGAGTCAGAAGGTAAGGACCAAAAAGGTATCAACCCAACATCTGCTAACTTCTCAACAGACTTGCACTCACTTGGACAATTTATCCAAGAAGGAAACCGCAATATCTTTGAAACAGTAGTTCGTGTTGACAAACCAAGAAAAAATATCTTGATTCCTGAAATGACAGAAGACCTTGACGGTCTTGGCTACTTGCAAGGAAAAGATGTTGACTTTGTAAACAAAAAAGCAACGGATGGCGTATTGCTTGCCCACACAGATGGTGGCGTACCAAACATGTTTGTCACTCTTCCACAACAAGATGAGTTCACACTTGGTTACACCTTCTACTTCTTCGAGTTGGCAATTGCAATCTCTGGTTACCTCAATGCGATTAACCCATTTGACCAACCAGGTGTAGAAGCCTACAAGAAAAATATGTTCGCTCTTCTTGGCAAACCAGGATTTGAAGAACTCGGTGCAGAATTGAACGCACGTTTGTAA